From a single Arachis hypogaea cultivar Tifrunner chromosome 3, arahy.Tifrunner.gnm2.J5K5, whole genome shotgun sequence genomic region:
- the LOC140183338 gene encoding uncharacterized protein has translation MPSGIEFAVNLRHRHCDYSEFQVDRIPCHHVLACCVNQHLDWKQYVHEVYRMEEIRKVYRTRFRPLGNLTTWPMHQEPRLIPNPHLKRVTKGRPKKTRFLNEMDMCDMHGPRRCRLCGGEGHSRSRCPHRAGSNASGSALNP, from the coding sequence ATGCCTAGCGGCATAGAGTTTGCAGTGAATCTTCGTCATCGTCATTGTGACTATAGTGAGTTTCAGGTGGATCGAATTCCTTGTCACCATGTCCTCGCTTGTTGTGTGAACCAGCACCTTGATTGGAAACAATATGTGCATGAGGTGTATAGGATGGAAGAGATCCGAAAGGTGTACAGAACCCGATTCAGGCCACTAGGAAATCTAACAACATGGCCGATGCATCAAGAACCAAGACTAATACCCAATCCCCACCTCAAGCGAGTAACCAAAGGTCGCCCTAAAAAAACTCGCTTCTTAAATGAAATGGATATGTGTGACATGCATGGTCCTAGGCGTTGCAGACTTTGTGGAGGTGAGGGTCATAGCCGAAGTAGATGCCCACACCGTGCTGGATCTAATGCTAGTGGCTCGGCTCTAAATCCTTAG